Genomic window (Bacteroidales bacterium):
CTGGTCGCATTATCTACGAGGATACCAGAGGGTTCACTATTTTCTACATATACCTTTCCGCCTTCAACATCCGTTTCTGCAGTTATACCCGCTCGCTCCAGTGCTTCTGAATTGACCAGGGCTGCATGCCCGTCAATCCGGTTCAGAAAAACCGGTTTATCCGGAAACAGCTTGTCCAGCTTTTCTTTGGTTGGGAATTTCGTGTCTTCCCAGTCGTTCTGATCCCAACCTCTGCCCAGTATCCATTCGGCATCATGGGTCTGATCATATTGCTTCAGCTTCTCCAGAATTGCTTCGAATGACGATGTCCCCACCAGATCTACCTGCCGCAGATCCATGGAATAACCATAGAAATGGCAATGCGCATCAATAAAACCCGGATACACGGGTCTATCTTCAAGATCCAGCGTTTTGTCACCGGAATACGCTCTGGTAATTTCTTCCGTGGCACCAACTTTTAGTATTTTTCCATTCTTAACCGCAAAGGCTGAAGCGACGGTGAAATTGTCATCTACGGTGTAAACCTTTGCATTCTTGACGATCAGATCGGCATCTTTTTTCATATTTCCGCAGGAAAAGGTTATCAAGGATAATACAGAGAGGATAATGAGAATGTTTTTCATTTGCAGCCTGTGTTTTTTTATTAATTAGTGTTTGTCCATAAAGTCAAAGAGATTTGAACGAGTCTCGTCTAGAATGTTCGCTGGCAAGGCTTGCGAGTTATGAATGCCAAATGTAGAGACGTACGGCCGTACGTCTCTACCAGATGTAATTGACTGGCATGAAAAACGAGCGTAACGCAGCCAGCGGATATTATAGACAGACTCTAATTGAGGCAAAGGTAATAAAATCCTGCTGTCCTGATGTTATCCTTATCGATGAACAAATAAGATTTCAGGATCAGCTATTCCAAAACCATTGGAAAGCAAGAAGACGGGCAGAACCTTCCCTTCATACCTCAGGATAAATTGCGGGGAAGTATCCGGTTTGAAAAGGAAAGCTGGTTGAGCTTTCAGCAACCGTTTGTGGATTTTGGCGTTGATTATGCATTCAGTCAAGAGCATCCCTCGCGGTTTGAAACGCCCACTGCTGATTATTTACTGGTGGACTTTCGGGTAGGGGGAACTTCGAATCTGTTATCTCAGCGGATCAGCTATGGAATCAAGGTGGACAACCTGTTTGATGTTAAATACATC
Coding sequences:
- a CDS encoding amidohydrolase family protein codes for the protein MKNILIILSVLSLITFSCGNMKKDADLIVKNAKVYTVDDNFTVASAFAVKNGKILKVGATEEITRAYSGDKTLDLEDRPVYPGFIDAHCHFYGYSMDLRQVDLVGTSSFEAILEKLKQYDQTHDAEWILGRGWDQNDWEDTKFPTKEKLDKLFPDKPVFLNRIDGHAALVNSEALERAGITAETDVEGGKVYVENSEPSGILVDNAT
- a CDS encoding TonB-dependent receptor, with translation MSYSKTIGKQEDGQNLPFIPQDKLRGSIRFEKESWLSFQQPFVDFGVDYAFSQEHPSRFETPTADYLLVDFRVGGTSNLLSQRISYGIKVDNLFDVKYIDHLSTLKNLNYYNMGRNVVFWVKIPFKAGL